The Halomonas sp. 'Soap Lake #6' genomic sequence TCCGGCATGGAAGAAAGAGAGGGGATGCCAGCGTGGGAAGCTGGAGGTCAAGCCCGCGGGCGTCAATATTTGGGATTCTGTGCTGCCAGCGGAGCGCAGCATTTTCAACTGATTGAAAAAGAGTGGAATGATCAGCTAGGTCGTATCTCACCTGAGGTAGAGAGCGCGATAGCGGAAAACCCTGAGCTAAATACTGAGCCTTACGAAAACGCCTGGCTGTCTGCTGGCGAAGAGGAATCGTTAGACCCAGATGATGCTGGCGCCAATATTCCAGATCAAGATCAGCAGGCGAATTTAAAAACATCAGCATGGATCCCTGTTACTGGTGGGCTTTGGTACCGAGGTGCCGTCATGCCATCTGAGGCAGGATCATCTCGGGGCCGAGCGCAATGGCGGGACGCGGATGGAAATATAACGGCGATTAATTTGGGCAGCGGTAACTTTCTTTACCAGATGCCCGAAGCAGCTGTTGAATTCCGTATTTACTACGCTGGCCCGCAGGATTCTGACGTTACAGGGCTCTCAATCAAGACAGTCGCCCAGAGCCAGATTAACTCTCAGATCGTCACTAGAGGAACGTGGCGGCGTTACAACATCAATGTCTGTAGAGACGTGGTGTTTTATCCCAATACTGTCTACAGGCTAGAGATGAAAATTTTTGGCTCTCATCGTATCGACGGTAACGGTGTGGGTTACTGGTTTGAGTACGACGATGGATACCGCATCGAGAGTGGCGGCTTAAGCTTTATGTTTGACGCATCGGCGTTGATTAAGGAGAGAGCAAAAATACATGACAACCGGGGGACTGAGTAATGGCCGTCCTATATGCCGATAGCACGTTCAGTTTAAGTGAAGTTGAAGAATTCCCTGTCACCCCTGGCCACTCTGTTGAAAACTACAGTATGGGTGTTCGAGAATTCTATAACTTCGACAAAATAACTGACCAAGTCAATTTTAAAGCCGTGATTTACATGCACGGCTCTGGGGGGCATGGTCGTTTGGCGGCCGACAATCCACTGGTCAAAGCGATAACAGATAAGGGGTATGCGCTGTTAAGTGTTTCTGGGCTGGGCTCCCCCTACTCAAGTAAAGCTCCATGGACATACGGTTATGGCAATGTGATGTCGCCGATGCTGTACGGCAGAATGATTAAGGCATTCTGGCAAACGCAGGCGACTGTTGAAGCCCTGGTTGGCAAACGCATGGGGGTACTGATCCCTACAGGATTTCAGAACGGGTTCATTAACACAAACTCTACGGCTGAAGGACTGAGTACGCCCTCTGGATCAACTAGGACGACCCACTGGGTACCTGTGGCTGGGGCCAAGCAGTTTAGGGTAAAACTGCTACAAGGGGAGTCTAACCGGTTACGCCTTCAATGGAGGATGCCTGATAACTCTCTTGTGTATGTTAACAACCATGGTTCCTCTGGCCTGTCTGACGAACCCGACGGTCAGTATATTTTGGATGTACCGGAAGGGGCCACTGAAGTACGTATCTATTATGCCACGGCAGCGGCAGCAGCCTCTGACCCAGAAATCTCGATCTCTATTTTCATGCCAGTTGCGCTGCTCGGGCACTCACTAGGTGCTCAACAGGCTTTTTCATGGGCTAGCTTAGTTAAAGAGGTTAGGCCTAGGTCTGCATCATTGGTTAATTACATCATTGGAAACGGGGCAACGATAGCAGGGAGTGGTAACTTCAGATGGAATCACATACACAGAAACATAGCGGCGTACAGCAACATCTTCCGGCGAATTACACACCCAGCGATTGCCTACTACTCTGATGACGACGGCTTCTGCCCTCGCGACTTCTCTGAGCGGCTACGTATGACGCTGAAACCCGATCAAGACAATCTTTACTTTATCAGTCCGGGGGCGCTAGGCCACAGCTGGTTCAGTCAGCGACCCGATTTAGTAGCAAATCATTTAGAGCAAATGTTTAACGGAGAACCGATTACTATCGACTCTACAGACCCCGAATCAGCGCTGGCAGTACCAGGGCCGTAGTTGAATAGAAAGGAGTGGCCACCCAAGGTGCTGTAACACCATGGGTGGCCACCAACAAGCAGAACACCCTGCAAGTCGGCCAAGACTCCCCTGCCTCGCGAGGCACAGGCAGTCTAAGCCAAACGTTAGAACGTTAGAAGGCTTGACATGGTGTTAATCGAAATCCGTTGCACTCGGTGCAACCGCAAGCTGGCTAACGTCAGCGACTACCAGTTCATCGAAATAAAATGCCCGCGTTGCAGGCACTTAAATCAACAGAGAGCCACGAGCTCCAAACCCTTAAAGGAGATGCCTCGTGGCTACCCCAATCATTCCCTGGATGGGCGGCAAGCGCCGTCTAGCTGATCGTATCTTTCCACTGATGCCACCGCACCAATGCTATGTAGAGCCCTTTGCAGGAGGAGCCGCGCTGTTCTTCCTGCGCCCTTCTCCCGCCGAGGTGGAAGTACTCAACGACGTCAACGGTGACTTGGTGAACTTATACCGCGTCGTACAAAACCACCTGGAGGAGTTCGTCAGGCAATTCAAGTGGGCGCTCTCCAGCCGCCAGGTGTTTGAGTGGCTGAAGATGACTCGGCCTGAAACGCTCACAGATATACAGCGCGCAGCGCGCTTCTACTATCTACAGCAGAACGCCTTCGGTGCCCGCATCGAAGGCCAAACGTTTGGCACCGCAACCACCACGCCGCCAGGGCTAAACCTGCTGCGCTTAGAGGAGTCGCTTTCGGCAGCCCACCTGCGTTTAGCAAGCACCTTTATAGAGCATCTAAGTTGGCAAGCCTGCATAGAGCGATATGACCGCCCACACACTCTTTTTTATATGGACCCGCCCTACTGGCAGACAGAAGGATATGGGGTACCCTTTGGCATAGAGCAGTACGAGGAAATGGCGATCATGTTAGCCAAGCTGAAAGGCAAGGCCATCATCAGCCTCAACGACCACCCAGACATCCGCCGGATCTTCGCGGACTACCACATCGAAACCACTGACATCCGCTACACTGTCGGCGGCGGCA encodes the following:
- a CDS encoding DNA adenine methylase; the protein is MATPIIPWMGGKRRLADRIFPLMPPHQCYVEPFAGGAALFFLRPSPAEVEVLNDVNGDLVNLYRVVQNHLEEFVRQFKWALSSRQVFEWLKMTRPETLTDIQRAARFYYLQQNAFGARIEGQTFGTATTTPPGLNLLRLEESLSAAHLRLASTFIEHLSWQACIERYDRPHTLFYMDPPYWQTEGYGVPFGIEQYEEMAIMLAKLKGKAIISLNDHPDIRRIFADYHIETTDIRYTVGGGKGSDAKEVLIFSWDVDAEPAGLF
- a CDS encoding alpha/beta fold hydrolase; amino-acid sequence: MAVLYADSTFSLSEVEEFPVTPGHSVENYSMGVREFYNFDKITDQVNFKAVIYMHGSGGHGRLAADNPLVKAITDKGYALLSVSGLGSPYSSKAPWTYGYGNVMSPMLYGRMIKAFWQTQATVEALVGKRMGVLIPTGFQNGFINTNSTAEGLSTPSGSTRTTHWVPVAGAKQFRVKLLQGESNRLRLQWRMPDNSLVYVNNHGSSGLSDEPDGQYILDVPEGATEVRIYYATAAAAASDPEISISIFMPVALLGHSLGAQQAFSWASLVKEVRPRSASLVNYIIGNGATIAGSGNFRWNHIHRNIAAYSNIFRRITHPAIAYYSDDDGFCPRDFSERLRMTLKPDQDNLYFISPGALGHSWFSQRPDLVANHLEQMFNGEPITIDSTDPESALAVPGP
- a CDS encoding Com family DNA-binding transcriptional regulator, with the protein product MVLIEIRCTRCNRKLANVSDYQFIEIKCPRCRHLNQQRATSSKPLKEMPRGYPNHSLDGRQAPSS